Proteins found in one Paenibacillus dendritiformis genomic segment:
- a CDS encoding S8 family peptidase → MLKPRHWVGIAALGTAILAIPLLWSANRAPVENGRTAAMQEIHIKNQVLQQDMHFTERLFTMDARRDIDAALEEWHGQTPKQMNTLAEEFIQAHPHFIYMKWMDFGEGTVWVKGELPKDTTRTGNQKLTEHLKIAESSVKKQQSYVSPQMTIQGKHHIVMGIPAPGKNHAIVALVNQHVVQTVRKLQQKNLRLVPYPPESRFRVKSVDSDSMRDVKVKDGEDNAGTSHYYENEVVVRFRDEPTADSLERMMRDTGSEQPRKHRLGATYVFRSKRMTAEQMTQYFAQYNPLYVEPHFLYMTNGTTRPTSILPMVGNEPAGVAVEEPNDVLYKPYQWNLPSIQTNRGWSISKGADNVIIGIVDTGVDMKHHDLKGRLMDGYNVFDPEAAPQDDVGHGTHVAGIIGANVNNREGVAGMTWVNPILPIKALDSTGSGTTYSVAEGIIWATDNGAKVINLSLGNYVDGAFLHDAVKYAFERDVVLIAATGNDNTKRPGYPAAYPEVFAVSATDADDKRASYSNYGNYVDVVAPGTSIASTYPNNQYAALSGTSMASPHVTALAALIRSINPGLKNTEVYEIMRQSATDLGTPGKDIDFGYGKIDVARALSMAEQGNSSLSLYPQNIERKLNRFISRFIGM, encoded by the coding sequence ATGTTGAAACCCCGCCATTGGGTAGGCATTGCCGCTCTGGGAACGGCAATTCTGGCCATTCCGTTACTCTGGTCCGCGAACCGCGCTCCGGTTGAGAATGGACGTACGGCCGCGATGCAGGAAATCCATATCAAAAATCAGGTCCTTCAACAGGATATGCATTTTACGGAGCGCTTGTTCACCATGGACGCCCGCAGAGACATCGATGCGGCCCTCGAAGAGTGGCATGGGCAGACGCCGAAGCAGATGAATACGCTTGCCGAGGAATTTATACAAGCGCACCCCCATTTCATTTATATGAAATGGATGGATTTCGGCGAGGGAACGGTATGGGTCAAAGGCGAGCTGCCGAAGGATACGACGCGGACTGGCAATCAAAAACTGACGGAGCACTTGAAAATCGCGGAATCGTCCGTCAAAAAGCAGCAATCGTACGTATCCCCGCAGATGACCATCCAAGGCAAGCATCATATCGTCATGGGGATACCGGCCCCCGGCAAGAACCATGCCATCGTGGCCCTCGTCAATCAGCATGTCGTTCAGACCGTGCGTAAGCTTCAGCAGAAAAATTTGCGCCTCGTCCCTTATCCGCCCGAATCCAGATTCCGCGTCAAATCCGTGGATTCAGATTCGATGCGGGACGTGAAGGTGAAGGATGGAGAAGACAATGCCGGAACGAGCCATTATTACGAGAACGAAGTCGTGGTGCGGTTCCGGGACGAGCCGACGGCGGATTCGTTGGAGCGCATGATGCGGGATACCGGAAGCGAACAGCCGCGCAAGCACAGGCTGGGAGCTACCTATGTGTTCCGATCCAAGCGGATGACGGCGGAACAAATGACCCAATATTTCGCCCAGTATAATCCGCTGTATGTCGAGCCCCATTTTCTGTACATGACGAACGGCACGACCCGCCCGACAAGCATATTGCCGATGGTTGGCAACGAGCCGGCCGGCGTAGCCGTCGAAGAGCCGAACGACGTCTTGTACAAGCCCTATCAATGGAACTTGCCCAGCATTCAGACGAACCGGGGCTGGTCCATCAGCAAAGGGGCCGACAATGTCATTATCGGGATCGTCGATACCGGGGTCGACATGAAGCATCATGATCTGAAGGGCCGGCTAATGGACGGCTATAATGTGTTCGATCCGGAAGCAGCGCCCCAGGACGATGTCGGCCACGGCACCCATGTGGCAGGCATTATCGGAGCCAATGTGAACAACCGGGAAGGCGTCGCCGGCATGACCTGGGTCAATCCGATCTTGCCGATCAAGGCGCTGGACAGCACCGGCTCGGGAACCACCTATTCCGTCGCGGAAGGGATTATTTGGGCCACCGATAACGGGGCCAAAGTCATCAATCTGAGTCTGGGCAACTATGTGGATGGGGCATTCCTCCATGATGCCGTCAAATACGCCTTCGAGCGCGATGTCGTTCTCATCGCCGCTACAGGCAACGACAATACGAAGCGCCCGGGCTACCCGGCAGCGTATCCCGAAGTATTCGCCGTCTCTGCGACTGACGCCGATGACAAGCGCGCTTCTTATTCCAATTACGGCAATTACGTCGATGTCGTGGCGCCCGGCACCTCGATCGCCAGCACCTACCCGAACAATCAATATGCCGCCTTGTCAGGCACGTCAATGGCATCTCCGCATGTGACGGCGCTTGCGGCACTTATCCGTTCGATCAACCCGGGGCTCAAAAATACAGAGGTGTACGAGATCATGCGCCAGAGCGCGACGGATCTGGGTACGCCAGGCAAGGACATCGACTTCGGCTATGGCAAAATCGACGTCGCCCGCGCGTTGAGCATGGCGGAACAGGGCAACTCCTCCCTGTCTCTCTACCCGCAGAACATCGAGCGGAAGCTGAACCGCTTCATCTCCCGCTTTATCGGCATGTAA
- a CDS encoding tRNA (adenine(22)-N(1))-methyltransferase — translation MNIKLSKRLQQIADWVPAGSRLADIGSDHALLPAYLAEQQRIEMAVAGEVNQGPYEAACRQIEGARLGHRVSVRRGDGLAVISPGEVDVISIAGMGGGLIVQILSADPGKLTGVTRLVLQPNVGEAHVRAWLRREGWNLMEEALIEEDGKLYEVLLAERARSKEEAVQHDRRLYAPRELNEQVTLTEEWLVQLGPMLSAAPTPEFMKKWQLEIRKRARILRTMEQAATEEARQRRAMFADSLAQLEAILACMHTRKP, via the coding sequence GTGAACATCAAACTGTCCAAACGGCTGCAGCAGATCGCTGATTGGGTGCCGGCAGGCAGCCGACTGGCCGATATCGGCTCGGATCATGCATTGCTGCCGGCCTATCTGGCGGAACAACAACGAATTGAGATGGCGGTGGCCGGAGAGGTGAATCAAGGGCCTTATGAAGCGGCCTGCCGCCAGATTGAAGGCGCCCGGCTGGGTCATCGCGTGAGCGTGCGCCGGGGCGACGGCCTGGCCGTCATCTCGCCCGGCGAGGTCGATGTCATATCGATCGCGGGCATGGGCGGGGGGCTTATCGTCCAGATTTTATCGGCCGATCCGGGCAAGCTGACGGGAGTGACCCGCTTGGTCCTGCAGCCGAATGTGGGAGAGGCCCATGTCAGGGCCTGGCTGCGCCGGGAAGGCTGGAATCTGATGGAGGAAGCCTTGATTGAGGAAGACGGCAAGCTGTATGAGGTGCTCCTGGCCGAACGCGCTCGCAGCAAGGAAGAGGCCGTACAGCATGATCGCCGATTGTACGCTCCCCGCGAGTTGAACGAGCAGGTGACGCTGACCGAGGAATGGCTGGTGCAGCTCGGCCCGATGCTATCGGCTGCGCCAACGCCGGAATTCATGAAGAAGTGGCAGCTGGAAATTCGCAAAAGAGCGCGCATTCTGCGCACGATGGAGCAGGCTGCGACGGAAGAAGCCAGACAGCGCCGCGCGATGTTCGCGGACAGCCTGGCACAATTGGAGGCGATATTGGCATGTATGCACACGCGCAAACCGTAA
- a CDS encoding cysteine desulfurase family protein gives MLYFDHSASTPPHPDVIRTMTEVMEQIYANPSSIHHMGGQAEQLVRRAREVVAGALNASPNDVIFTSGATESNNLAILGTVGALAGGRSRHIITSAVEHASVYECFRELEREGTAVTYLPVDEHGRIRPEDLEAAIRPETALISLMHVNNETGSVQPLAEAGRIVREHPGIVFHVDGVQGLGKLPVDLEGWGVHLYSLSGHKIRGPKGVGALLRRGQAPLKPLFAGGAQEHRLRPGTVNVPGVIALSKAVRLAVEEQQANYERWSELRGLLLSRLEEWDPLVLNSPPLPLAAPHIVNLSFPGMKSEVVVHALEELGIIVSTQSACSSKLHQPSRVLMAMTNDTERAASGLRISMGADTDAASIERLSDALAEVTKRLAPMRTSRR, from the coding sequence ATGCTATATTTTGATCATAGCGCCTCCACGCCTCCGCATCCGGACGTCATTCGGACGATGACGGAAGTGATGGAGCAAATATATGCGAATCCCTCTTCGATTCATCACATGGGTGGCCAGGCGGAGCAGTTGGTCCGGCGGGCGCGGGAAGTCGTGGCCGGCGCGTTGAACGCGTCCCCGAACGACGTCATTTTCACGTCCGGAGCGACCGAGAGCAACAACCTCGCCATACTGGGAACGGTCGGCGCTCTTGCCGGGGGCCGCTCGCGGCATATTATCACGTCGGCTGTAGAGCATGCCTCCGTCTACGAATGCTTCCGTGAGCTGGAGCGGGAGGGTACAGCCGTCACGTATTTGCCCGTAGATGAGCATGGGCGCATCCGTCCCGAGGATCTGGAAGCCGCGATCCGTCCGGAGACGGCGCTCATCTCGCTAATGCATGTCAATAATGAGACCGGATCGGTGCAGCCTCTTGCCGAGGCAGGCCGCATCGTGCGCGAGCATCCGGGTATCGTGTTCCACGTGGACGGCGTACAGGGCCTTGGCAAGCTTCCGGTCGATCTGGAAGGATGGGGTGTACATCTGTACAGCCTTTCCGGGCATAAAATCCGGGGCCCGAAAGGAGTCGGGGCCTTGCTGCGGCGCGGACAAGCTCCGTTGAAGCCGTTGTTCGCCGGAGGAGCGCAGGAGCATCGTCTCCGGCCGGGAACCGTCAATGTGCCGGGCGTGATCGCTCTATCCAAGGCGGTTCGTCTCGCCGTCGAAGAGCAGCAAGCGAATTACGAGCGCTGGTCTGAGCTGCGCGGACTGCTGCTCAGCCGGTTGGAGGAATGGGATCCGCTTGTATTGAACAGTCCGCCGCTTCCTCTTGCCGCGCCGCATATCGTCAATCTGTCGTTCCCCGGCATGAAATCCGAAGTGGTGGTGCATGCGCTCGAAGAACTGGGCATTATCGTCTCCACCCAATCGGCCTGCTCCTCCAAGCTGCACCAGCCGAGCCGGGTGCTGATGGCGATGACGAACGATACGGAACGCGCGGCGAGCGGGCTTCGCATCAGCATGGGCGCCGATACCGATGCGGCAAGCATCGAACGTCTGTCCGACGCATTGGCGGAAGTGACGAAGCGGCTGGCTCCCATGCGGACAAGCCGAAGATAA
- the dnaG gene encoding DNA primase, whose amino-acid sequence MKVVGRTVSNYGLIPDEVLDEVLQRNDIVDVVGQYVHLSKHGKYLKGLCPFHSEKTPSFTVTPEKQIFHCYGCGKSGNVIHFMMGIEGYSFPEAVRRLAESANMPVTWGTGNAKAERDPYHEAKERLIEAHELAAKLYHYILMNTTHGQAALQYLRNRGIHDKLIEQFQIGYAPPQWDTLVQLLGKREFDLEGMEKGGLVSKRQNGSGYVDRFRDRIMFPLWNRNGRAIAFAGRILGEGQPKYLNSPETMLFNKSKVLYNLHHARPYIKRTGHIILLEGYADVIQAWDAEVYHTVATMGTALTPDHISQMKRMADSVTLCYDGDEAGQAAAMKAIPMLEEAGLHVAVAMIPDRMDPDDFIKAHGAERFRHTVTAAAVTPTKFKLISLRRNHILLEDDGKRRFKDEAMRVIAAVESPVERELHLKELAQQLELQGESSFDALKQECATIRQRQKMNGHGDNQDNWWNNGRNDKRTIAQPALRPAYVYAERSLLALMFQDIEVADYVERHLGERFNVDDHAALAAYLYAYYAQGKEPDFSRFLATLHDERLEKVAASISLSEVSLRYDTELLDDYIMQILKVPRQREIERKREEMVQAERSGEVLRAAQIAQEIIALEQELKR is encoded by the coding sequence ATGAAGGTGGTTGGACGAACAGTGAGCAATTACGGACTGATTCCCGACGAAGTGCTGGACGAAGTGCTGCAGCGCAATGATATTGTCGATGTCGTCGGCCAATATGTCCATTTGTCGAAGCACGGTAAGTATTTGAAGGGATTGTGTCCGTTCCATTCGGAGAAGACGCCCTCCTTCACCGTTACGCCGGAGAAGCAGATTTTTCATTGCTACGGCTGCGGGAAGAGCGGCAATGTCATTCACTTCATGATGGGAATTGAAGGATATTCTTTTCCGGAGGCGGTTCGGCGTCTCGCTGAATCGGCGAATATGCCGGTTACGTGGGGGACGGGGAACGCGAAGGCGGAACGGGATCCTTACCATGAGGCGAAGGAGCGGCTGATCGAGGCCCATGAGCTTGCAGCGAAGCTGTATCATTATATTTTAATGAATACGACGCATGGCCAGGCTGCCCTCCAATATTTGCGGAACCGGGGAATCCATGACAAGCTGATCGAGCAGTTTCAGATAGGGTATGCCCCTCCGCAGTGGGATACGCTCGTACAGCTGCTCGGCAAGCGCGAATTCGATCTGGAAGGCATGGAGAAGGGCGGTCTTGTCTCGAAGCGGCAGAACGGCAGCGGTTATGTCGATCGCTTCCGTGATCGGATTATGTTCCCGCTCTGGAACCGGAATGGTCGAGCGATCGCCTTTGCCGGCCGAATATTGGGGGAAGGACAACCCAAATATTTGAACTCGCCGGAGACGATGCTGTTCAACAAATCGAAAGTGCTGTACAACTTGCATCATGCTCGGCCTTATATTAAGCGAACCGGCCATATTATTCTGCTCGAAGGGTATGCGGATGTCATCCAAGCCTGGGACGCCGAAGTGTATCATACGGTGGCGACCATGGGGACGGCCCTGACGCCCGACCATATTTCCCAGATGAAGCGGATGGCGGACAGCGTGACCTTGTGCTACGACGGCGATGAAGCAGGACAAGCCGCGGCGATGAAGGCGATCCCGATGCTGGAGGAGGCAGGGCTTCACGTTGCGGTAGCCATGATACCGGACCGGATGGATCCGGATGACTTCATTAAGGCGCACGGCGCGGAACGGTTCCGTCATACCGTAACGGCAGCGGCGGTCACTCCTACGAAATTCAAGCTTATTTCTTTGCGGAGGAATCATATACTGCTAGAGGACGATGGAAAGCGGCGCTTCAAGGATGAAGCGATGCGGGTCATTGCGGCGGTTGAATCGCCGGTGGAACGCGAGCTTCATTTGAAGGAGCTGGCGCAGCAGCTTGAATTGCAGGGCGAGTCGTCGTTCGACGCGCTCAAGCAGGAGTGCGCCACGATAAGACAGCGGCAAAAAATGAACGGGCACGGGGATAATCAAGACAATTGGTGGAATAATGGTAGAAATGATAAGCGTACCATTGCCCAGCCTGCGCTGCGCCCGGCCTATGTCTATGCGGAGCGGAGCCTGCTGGCTCTTATGTTCCAGGATATCGAGGTTGCCGATTACGTGGAGCGGCATCTTGGTGAACGGTTTAATGTAGATGATCATGCGGCACTTGCCGCTTATCTATATGCTTATTACGCGCAAGGCAAGGAGCCGGATTTCAGCCGGTTCCTGGCAACATTGCATGACGAACGCTTGGAGAAAGTCGCTGCCTCCATATCGCTCTCCGAAGTATCTCTTCGTTATGATACCGAGCTGCTGGATGATTATATTATGCAGATTCTTAAAGTGCCCAGACAGCGCGAGATCGAGCGCAAAAGAGAAGAAATGGTGCAAGCGGAACGTTCCGGCGAAGTATTGCGCGCGGCGCAAATCGCACAAGAAATTATAGCCCTAGAGCAAGAACTGAAGCGGTAG
- a CDS encoding DUF1540 domain-containing protein, which produces MSDKPLVNCSVSNCKFWGDYRCQASEIMIEIDKHASANLKSEFADEYGPHKDTASKSSVTCCQTFEPK; this is translated from the coding sequence ATGAGTGACAAGCCATTGGTGAATTGCAGTGTATCCAACTGCAAGTTCTGGGGCGATTACCGCTGTCAAGCCAGCGAGATTATGATTGAAATCGATAAGCACGCATCCGCGAATTTGAAGTCAGAATTCGCTGATGAGTATGGCCCTCACAAAGATACAGCTTCCAAATCATCCGTAACCTGCTGCCAAACGTTTGAACCGAAATAA
- the rpoD gene encoding RNA polymerase sigma factor RpoD → MANDQHTGLETETALEHAKDQLIELGKKRGSLSYKEIAEKMATFDQDPEQMDEFYEQLSDLGIEVSEADDEMGVRANDRDNDDSDDFHFDDDLSLPPGIKINDPVRMYLKEIGRVPLLSAEEEIELAKRIEQGDSEAKKRLTEANLRLVVSIAKRYVGRGMLFLDLIQEGNMGLIKAVEKFDHSKGYKFSTYATWWIRQAITRAIADQARTIRIPVHMVETINKLVRVSRQLLQELGREPTPEEIAAEMELSVEKVREIMKIAQEPVSLETPIGEEDDSHLGDFIEDQEALAPADAAAYELLKEQLEDVLDTLTEREENVLRLRFGLDDGRTRTLEEVGKVFGVTRERIRQIEAKALRKLRHPSRSKRLKDFLE, encoded by the coding sequence ATGGCGAATGATCAACATACTGGACTTGAAACGGAAACGGCGCTGGAACATGCGAAGGACCAGTTGATTGAACTCGGCAAAAAGCGAGGATCGCTCAGCTACAAAGAGATAGCCGAGAAAATGGCGACGTTCGACCAAGACCCGGAACAAATGGATGAGTTCTATGAGCAGCTCTCCGATCTGGGTATTGAAGTAAGTGAAGCCGATGATGAGATGGGCGTTCGTGCCAACGACCGCGATAACGATGATTCGGACGATTTTCATTTTGATGATGATCTGTCACTGCCGCCGGGCATCAAAATCAATGACCCGGTGCGGATGTACCTTAAAGAGATCGGCCGTGTTCCGCTCTTGTCGGCAGAAGAGGAAATTGAACTTGCGAAGCGGATCGAGCAGGGCGATTCGGAAGCGAAGAAGCGCTTGACCGAGGCCAATCTGCGGTTGGTCGTCAGCATTGCCAAGCGTTATGTCGGGCGGGGCATGCTGTTCCTTGATCTGATCCAAGAAGGAAATATGGGGCTTATCAAAGCGGTGGAGAAATTCGACCACAGCAAAGGATATAAATTCAGCACCTATGCGACCTGGTGGATTCGCCAAGCGATTACGCGGGCGATCGCGGATCAGGCGCGGACGATCCGGATTCCGGTTCATATGGTCGAGACGATCAACAAGCTCGTTCGCGTATCTCGTCAATTGCTTCAGGAGCTGGGACGCGAACCGACGCCGGAAGAGATTGCGGCCGAGATGGAATTGAGCGTAGAGAAGGTGCGCGAGATTATGAAGATTGCACAGGAGCCGGTTTCCTTGGAGACGCCAATCGGCGAAGAGGACGACTCGCATCTGGGCGATTTCATCGAGGATCAGGAGGCGCTGGCTCCGGCGGACGCCGCCGCGTACGAGCTGCTGAAGGAGCAGTTGGAGGATGTGCTTGACACGCTGACTGAGCGTGAGGAGAACGTGCTTCGCCTGCGCTTCGGTCTGGACGACGGCCGGACGAGAACGCTGGAAGAAGTGGGCAAAGTATTTGGCGTTACGCGCGAGCGGATTCGTCAAATCGAGGCGAAGGCTCTCCGCAAGCTGCGCCATCCAAGCCGCAGCAAGCGGTTAAAAGATTTCTTAGAATAA
- a CDS encoding DUF3907 family protein, which yields MSASTVRQQCELARGHVAQAADKLEQFLNGHTLAQLAGEQTDEETLAFYKGLLADFRHLLVFSEISYERLGVALRRANFEQPFAEKALYELYHHCVHAFFNPKHEAYTEDGRYAYTGREAIRFRMTPEPGVKRLVQELSRLFEELREELSYYESDYMSERRMQLIP from the coding sequence ATGTCAGCATCCACAGTAAGACAGCAATGCGAGTTGGCCCGGGGCCATGTGGCACAAGCAGCAGACAAACTGGAGCAGTTTTTGAACGGGCATACGCTGGCCCAATTGGCCGGTGAGCAGACAGATGAAGAAACGTTGGCTTTTTACAAAGGACTACTGGCAGATTTCCGGCACTTGCTCGTTTTTTCCGAGATCAGTTATGAGAGGCTCGGCGTAGCGCTGCGGCGGGCGAATTTCGAGCAGCCGTTTGCGGAGAAAGCGCTGTATGAGCTGTATCATCATTGCGTGCATGCCTTCTTCAATCCGAAGCATGAAGCGTACACCGAGGATGGGCGGTATGCGTATACCGGCCGGGAAGCGATACGCTTCCGCATGACCCCCGAGCCCGGGGTGAAGCGCCTGGTTCAGGAATTGTCCCGGCTGTTCGAAGAGCTGCGGGAGGAGCTAAGCTACTACGAAAGCGATTATATGTCAGAGCGGCGAATGCAGCTTATCCCATGA
- a CDS encoding Nif3-like dinuclear metal center hexameric protein yields the protein MYAHAQTVIQWMEQLAPKSMAVPDDRIGLQLGTLNKKVSRVLVALDVTEEVVDEAIRLEAELIIAHHAIIYRPLPHLQTDTPAGKLMEKLIKHDIAVYISHTNYDVAPGGMNDLMADRLRLTEVKVLEKLQQEPLQKLVVFVPVSHADSVRMAILDAGAGHIGAYSHCSFSQPGTGTFQPQEGTNPFIGESGKLESVEEVRIETIVPQSRRSRVLQAMFKAHPYEEVAYDLYPLDLEGTAYGLGRVGKLPAPVTLQACAEQVKKAFDVPHVRVVGSPEREVKKIAVLGGSGSRYVRHALFHGADVLVTGDIDYHTAHDALAAGLAIIDPGHNAEKMMKEDVASRLQQAADKHGVKTVFHASSVNTEPFQFM from the coding sequence ATGTATGCACACGCGCAAACCGTAATTCAATGGATGGAGCAGCTCGCTCCCAAATCGATGGCGGTTCCCGATGACCGCATCGGCCTGCAATTGGGCACGTTGAACAAAAAGGTGTCCCGGGTGCTTGTCGCCCTGGACGTGACCGAAGAGGTCGTCGACGAAGCGATCCGGCTGGAGGCGGAGCTCATCATTGCCCATCACGCTATTATTTATCGGCCGCTTCCCCATTTGCAAACTGACACGCCGGCAGGCAAGCTCATGGAGAAGCTGATCAAGCATGATATTGCGGTCTACATTTCTCATACGAACTATGATGTTGCTCCGGGCGGGATGAACGATCTGATGGCAGATCGGCTCCGACTGACCGAGGTGAAGGTGCTGGAGAAGCTGCAACAGGAGCCGCTGCAGAAGCTGGTCGTCTTCGTGCCGGTAAGCCATGCCGATTCGGTGCGGATGGCGATTTTGGATGCCGGGGCAGGGCATATCGGGGCCTACAGCCATTGCAGCTTCTCACAGCCGGGGACCGGGACGTTCCAGCCGCAGGAGGGAACCAATCCGTTCATCGGCGAATCCGGGAAGCTGGAGTCCGTCGAGGAAGTGCGCATCGAGACGATCGTTCCGCAATCGCGGCGCAGCCGGGTGCTGCAAGCGATGTTCAAGGCCCATCCATACGAGGAAGTGGCCTACGATCTGTATCCGCTCGATCTGGAAGGGACGGCCTATGGCCTTGGCCGGGTTGGCAAGCTGCCGGCTCCTGTGACGCTGCAAGCCTGTGCCGAGCAGGTGAAGAAGGCTTTCGACGTGCCGCATGTGCGCGTCGTAGGAAGCCCGGAACGCGAAGTGAAGAAGATCGCTGTGCTGGGCGGCTCCGGATCCCGCTATGTACGGCATGCGCTCTTCCATGGCGCCGATGTCCTCGTCACGGGCGATATCGATTATCATACGGCCCACGATGCGCTGGCTGCGGGGCTGGCCATCATCGATCCGGGCCATAACGCCGAGAAGATGATGAAGGAGGATGTCGCTTCGCGTCTCCAGCAGGCCGCTGACAAGCATGGCGTGAAGACGGTCTTCCATGCTTCCTCCGTAAATACCGAACCGTTTCAATTTATGTAA
- a CDS encoding TerC family protein, with protein sequence MDSIWVIGEILLINMVLSGDNAVIIAMASRHLPEHYRRQAVWWGVGGAVLMRCVLTVVAVTLLRIPLLQAAGGAMLFAIAVQLTTSPRQEPDAMREAGSLGTAIRTILIADFVMSLDNVLAIAAIAKGRMEFVIIGIALSIPLIVWGSAIISRWLERVPLLMYAGAGILAYTAGEMIASDTQIAAWLGRSGLRLEGSLPWVMVGMAMLLSVFFRGRGKIGTE encoded by the coding sequence GTGGACTCGATATGGGTAATAGGGGAAATACTGCTGATCAATATGGTGCTGAGCGGGGACAATGCGGTGATTATCGCCATGGCTTCCCGCCATCTTCCCGAACATTACCGCCGCCAAGCGGTATGGTGGGGTGTAGGGGGCGCCGTCCTGATGCGTTGCGTGCTTACGGTTGTGGCCGTAACGCTGCTGCGAATTCCGCTGCTCCAAGCGGCGGGCGGAGCGATGCTCTTCGCCATCGCCGTCCAACTGACCACCTCACCCCGGCAAGAGCCGGATGCGATGAGAGAGGCCGGCTCCTTAGGGACGGCGATCCGCACCATTCTGATCGCGGATTTCGTGATGAGCCTGGATAATGTGCTCGCTATCGCGGCCATTGCGAAGGGGCGAATGGAATTCGTCATCATCGGCATTGCACTCAGCATTCCGCTTATTGTATGGGGCAGCGCGATCATCAGCCGCTGGCTGGAGCGGGTGCCGCTGCTCATGTATGCGGGAGCGGGAATTCTCGCTTACACCGCCGGGGAGATGATTGCGTCCGATACACAGATCGCCGCATGGCTAGGCCGGTCGGGCCTTCGCTTGGAAGGGAGCTTGCCTTGGGTAATGGTCGGAATGGCAATGCTTCTCAGTGTATTTTTTCGCGGCCGGGGCAAGATCGGAACAGAATAA
- the thiI gene encoding tRNA uracil 4-sulfurtransferase ThiI, whose translation MNYDMILLRYGELAIKGKNRGRFEKAAYQHVKFVLAPFPQAKIIRVYGRMYVELNGEPIEEVVGALRRVFGIVSLSPVKRAPSELEPIVETALQLMAEMNPGENTTFKVTARRAWKAFPHGSQEMNHLVGAPILRQYPQLTVDVRKPDIELHVEVREEGTYLFNEVIPGAGGFPLASNGRAMLLLSGGIDSPVAGYQALRKGLEIEAIHFHSYPFTSERAKQKVLDLAQVLANYAGRIRVHLVPFTEIQTRLHQDAPDNLMITLMRRAMMRISTRLAEQRKAGALISGDSLGQVASQTLGSMNVIGRVTDLPLLRPLVTMDKNEIIRIAEQIGTYDLSILPYEDCCTLFVPKSPSTNPNLRVVEYAEHSMKDYEALLEAAVAQTESLVLRAGGSPDHAIVLSGPERQDASQAEVSGKPDEQPARTDDWF comes from the coding sequence ATGAATTACGATATGATACTTCTCCGATACGGGGAATTGGCCATCAAAGGAAAGAACCGCGGCAGATTTGAAAAAGCCGCCTACCAGCATGTCAAGTTCGTGCTGGCGCCGTTCCCGCAGGCGAAAATTATCCGGGTATACGGCCGGATGTACGTGGAATTGAACGGAGAGCCGATAGAAGAAGTGGTCGGCGCCCTTCGCCGGGTGTTCGGCATCGTATCGCTAAGCCCGGTGAAGCGGGCTCCTTCGGAGCTGGAACCGATTGTGGAGACGGCGCTGCAGCTCATGGCCGAGATGAATCCGGGGGAAAATACGACCTTCAAGGTCACGGCCCGGAGAGCCTGGAAAGCCTTCCCGCACGGATCGCAGGAAATGAATCATCTGGTCGGCGCGCCGATTCTGCGCCAGTACCCGCAGCTCACCGTCGATGTCCGCAAGCCGGATATCGAGCTGCATGTCGAGGTCCGCGAGGAAGGGACCTATCTGTTCAATGAGGTTATTCCGGGCGCGGGCGGCTTCCCGCTGGCATCCAACGGGCGGGCGATGCTGCTGCTGTCCGGCGGAATTGACAGCCCCGTTGCCGGGTATCAGGCGCTGCGCAAAGGTCTGGAAATCGAGGCAATTCATTTCCACAGCTATCCGTTCACGAGCGAACGCGCCAAGCAAAAGGTGCTGGATCTGGCTCAGGTGCTCGCGAACTATGCCGGACGGATCCGCGTGCACCTCGTCCCTTTCACCGAGATTCAGACGCGGCTGCATCAGGACGCGCCGGATAATTTGATGATTACACTGATGCGGCGGGCGATGATGCGCATCTCAACCCGGTTGGCCGAACAGCGCAAAGCCGGGGCGCTCATCTCGGGGGACAGCCTCGGGCAAGTGGCGAGCCAGACGCTCGGGAGCATGAATGTCATCGGGCGTGTAACCGATCTGCCGCTTCTGCGCCCGCTTGTCACGATGGACAAAAATGAAATTATCCGAATTGCGGAGCAGATCGGAACATATGACCTGTCCATCCTGCCTTACGAGGATTGCTGCACCTTGTTCGTGCCGAAATCGCCCTCGACCAATCCGAATCTGCGTGTCGTCGAATATGCCGAGCACTCGATGAAGGATTACGAAGCGCTGCTGGAAGCGGCGGTGGCTCAGACGGAGTCCCTCGTATTACGGGCCGGCGGAAGTCCTGACCATGCGATTGTCCTGTCCGGGCCGGAACGGCAAGACGCTTCTCAAGCGGAGGTATCCGGCAAGCCGGACGAACAGCCTGCCCGGACGGATGACTGGTTCTAA